In Erigeron canadensis isolate Cc75 chromosome 6, C_canadensis_v1, whole genome shotgun sequence, the following are encoded in one genomic region:
- the LOC122603363 gene encoding 1-acyl-sn-glycerol-3-phosphate acyltransferase BAT2, chloroplastic, with protein MTLINWPGSMIYHQSSSSSSYIHSGFYCSPYRDPVRKHLEHNAIQNCVILSKRTNHCPSQCLSLPQKTFIGTSDCYKWPKQDKNWRSVVVRSEIAGTGSPGASYRLSEIHLGSKIRGIGFYTMTSFIAIFLFVVMVVGHPFVLLWDRYQRNFQHFVAKIWASLTIAPFFRLKIQGSENLPPKDSPAVYVSNHQSFLDIYTLLTLGRNFKFVSKTAIFLYPLIGWAMYLLGTIPLKRMDRKSQMQTLKRCMELVKNGGSVFFFPEGTRSKDGSLGTFKKGAFSIAAKTGVPVVPITLMGTGKIMPVGMESSLNPGMVKIVIHKPIKGDNPDILCTEARNVIADELIRQG; from the exons ATGACACTAATCAACTGGCCAGGTTCAATGATTTACcaccaatcatcatcatcatcatcctatATTCACTCG GGATTTTATTGCTCTCCGTATAGAGATCCAGTCAGGAAGCATTTGGAACATA ATGCTATTCAGAATTGCGTTATCCTTAGTAAAAGGACAAATCACTGTCCATCTCAATGTCTTTCTCTACCACAAAAAACGTTCATTGGCACATCTGATTGTTATAAATGGCCTAAACAGGATAAAAATTGGAGGTCTGTAGTTGTTAGATCTGAAATCGCTGGAACTGGGTCACCTGGAGCGTCCTATCGATTGTCAG AAATTCATTTGGGCTCAAAAATCAGAGGAATTGGCTTTTACACCATGACATCCTTCATTGCTATATTTCTATTTGTGGTCATGGTGGTAGGACATCCATTTGTGCTTCTATGGGATCGATACCAAAGGAACTTCCAGCATTTTGTTGCTAAAATTTGGGCATCTTTGACCATTGCTCCATTTTTTAGACTAAAGATTCAGGGTTCCGAGAATTTGCCTCCAAAAGATTCTCCTGCTGTTTATGTGTCTAATCACCAGAGCTTTTTAGACATATATACCCTTCTAACTCTAGGCAGAAACTTCAAGTTCGTTAGCAAGACGGCAATTTTCCTCTACCCCCTTATTGGGTGGGCCATGTACTTGCTGGGCACTATTCCTCTAAAGCGTATGGACAGGAAGAGCCAAATG CAAACTCTAAAACGATGCATGGAACTTGTCAAGAATGGTGGATCTGTTTTCTTCTTTCCAGAGGGTACACGAAGTAAGGATGGAAGTTTAGGCACCTTCAAG aaAGGTGCATTCAGCATTGCTGCCAAAACTGGAGTACCGGTGGTTCCAATTACTCTAATGGGAACTGGTAAAATAATGCCTGTTGGTATGGAGAGTTCATTAAACCCAGGAATGGTCAAAATTGTCATCCACAAGCCTATTAAAGGAGATAATCCTGATATATTATGTACCGAGGCGAGAAATGTAATTGCGGATGAGCTCATTCGCCAAGGTTGA
- the LOC122605477 gene encoding filament-like plant protein 7 has product MEHKSWPWKKKSSEKLMIAADKVNRGNEDEAKLADKVDLERNLRILDEKLSAALGEINTKDEIAKKQTNIAREAIQGWEKAEMEVLALKQELEKVTRQNVADGERLHGADAALKECMVQLRFVREEQEKRIQDAVDNTSKEFDKRISILEEKLAESNKIISKLSLENMQLDTTVSVKEKMIDELQSVRGQLDYDLRAVVSQLESTQREHSSLSYEVRVLEKELEIRNEEREFNRRTSEVAHKQYLGSVKKIAKLEAETQRLRLLVQKRLPGPADVAKMKNATAVTRRRSNPFPMVTMDYIVDDASSKKIAFLTEQLCSFEEENRLLKEFLNQKTSELSKSQTSEMGSDEKVSMAESWAPSCYTAGASDIGLMDDFVEMEKLALVSVEKPSANSSLVQENHIHWLDNILKVVAEHANLMQRSSTDMLDDIKVALAGRNKCDFGMPVDMIDANGDISDENMNKSIQKLVELIKGIRLSDKDDGLSPFKASETPTGYTVHIFQWKTSELRAILGEFLQVCNKLVNGKVDLDDFVKELTSAMEWIVNHCFSLQDVSSMKDEIKKHFEWDETRSESEIEGGTIGHLSEVDKLTFPKDQLPGWPMASSCIKNKSFHLEPNVKEEVRNLKDDIAKLESADKDLECKLQKESDKCASPTVQLQESEKAIGTLKDQTEADIMVKDLDKYLISTVDKCNESHQEPTAIKDQDISTSSDEKLDSTNIQPESMTGKDLKGCDIDGDTLTIPSEHAITSSEKLAECQETISNLGKQLKAMASLPIQTSVSDSSEITVSTLTDENNNQKISLLDKMITEDAAGAPRSQKTKGVSRTLTSPAILDGNSNPVTVMSPRMFVSVEGVKDEKDEEALVNFLSIVPNKKKTGGGGILKRLFWKKKKCNNK; this is encoded by the exons ATGGAGCATAAGTCATGGCCTTGGAAGAAAAAATCTAGTGAGAAATTAATGATTGCAGCTGATAAAGTAAACAGAGGGAATGAAGATGAG GCAAAGTTGGCTGACAAAGTGGATCTGGAGAgaaatttgagaattttagatgAAAAGCTTTCGGCTGCACTCGGTGAGATTAATACTAAAGATGAGATCGCAAAGAAGCAGACTAATATTGCTCGAGAAGCCATTCAAG GATGGGAGAAGGCGGAAATGGAAGTTTTAGCACTTAAGCAAGAACTAGAGAAAGTTACTCGGCAGAATGTAGCTGATGGGGAAAGATTACATGGTGCTGATGCAGCATTGAAGGAATGTATGGTGCAGTTGCGATTTGTTCGTGAAGAACAAGAGAAAAGGATTCAAGACGCTGTGGATAATACATCAAAAGAATTTGACAAAAGAATAAGTATTCTAGAGGAAAAGTTAGCCgaatcaaataaaattatttccAAACTAAGTTTGGAAAACATGCAACTGGATACAACTGTTTCTGTAAAGGAAAAGATGATTGATGAATTACAATCAGTCAGGGGTCAGTTGGATTATGATCTTAGGGCTGTTGTGAGTCAACTAGAGTCAACACAAAGAGAGCATTCTTCTTTAAGTTATGAAGTCCGCGTGCTAGAGAAGGAACTTGAGATTAGAAACGAAGAGCGGGAGTTTAATCGAAGAACATCTGAGGTGGCACACAAGCAATATTTAGGAAGTGTGAAGAAAATTGCAAAGTTGGAGGCAGAGACGCAGAGACTACGCTTGCTTGTTCAAAAACGACTTCCTGGTCCTGCTGATGTGGCAAAGATGAAGAATGCAACTGCAGTTACAAGAAGAAGGTCTAACCCCTTTCCAATGGTGACGATGGATTATATAGTTGATGATGCTTCTAGTAAAAAGATCGCTTTCTTGACTGAGCAGTTGTGTTCATTTGAAGAAGAGAACAGGCTGCTCAAGGAGTTCCTTAACCAGAAAACAAGTGAACTATCAAAAAGTCAAACATCTGAAATGGGTAGCGATGAAAAGGTTAGCATGGCTGAATCTTGGGCACCATCATGCTATACTGCTGGAGCTTCAGATATCGGTTTAATGGATGATTTCGTTGAAATGGAAAAACTGGCGTTAGTTTCTGTTGAGAAACCGTCTGCAAATTCCAGTCTTGTTCAGGAAAATCACATCCATTGGCTTGATAACATACTGAAAGTGGTTGCTGAACATGCTAACTTAATGCAACGAAGCTCTACCgatatgctagacgatatcaaaGTCGCATTGGCAGGAAGAAATAAATGCGATTTCGGTATGCCGGTTGACATGATAGATGCAAATGGTGACATTTCTGATGAAAATATGAACAAATCGATACAGAAACTAGTTGAACTCATTAAAGGAATTAGATTGTCTGATAAGGATGATGGCTTATCCCCATTCAAGGCATCAGAAACACCGACAGGGTACACTGTTCATATCTTTCAGTGGAAAACTTCTGAGCTTCGGGCTATTTTGGGTGAATTTCTTCAAGTTTGTAATAAATTGGTAAATGGGAAGGTTGATCTGGATGATTTTGTCAAAGAGTTGACTTCAGCTATGGAATGGATTGTCAATCACTGTTTTTCCCTTCAAGATGTATCAAGTATGAAGGACGAAATCAAGAAGCATTTTGAGTGGGACGAAACTCGCAGTGAGAGTGAGATAGAAGGTGGGACCATTGGACACTTGTCAGAAGTCGATAAATTGACTTTTCCAAAAGACCAGTTACCGGGTTGGCCTATGGCTTCTTCTTGCATAAAGAATAAAAGTTTTCACTTGGAACCGAATGTGAAGGAAGAAGTTAGAAATTTGAAAGATGACATCGCAAAACTTGAATCTGCAGATAAGGATTTGGAATGTAAGCTTCAGAAAGAGAGTGACAAATGTGCATCTCCAACTGTTCAACTTCAAGAATCAGAGAAAGCTATTGGAACTCTCAAAGACCAAACTGAAGCAGATATAATGGTGAAAGATCTTGACAAATATCTCATTAGCACCGTTGATAAATGCAACGAGTCTCATCAAGAACCTACGGCTATCAAAGATCAGGATATTAGTACTAGCTCTGATGAAAAGCTTGATTCCACAAACATCCAGCCAGAAAG CATGACAGGAAAGGACTTGAAAGGTTGTGACATCGATGGCGATACATTGACCATTCCAAGT GAACATGCAATAACTTCTTCAGAAAAGTTGGCTGAGTGTCAAGAAACCATTTCAAACCTCGGCAAACAGTTGAAGGCAATGGCTTCTTTGCCTATACAAACTTCTGTATCTGATAGCAGTGAAATAACCGTATCAACCTTAACCGACGAAAACAACAACCAGAAAATCTCATTACTCGACAAAATGATTACTGAGGATGCAGCAGGAGCTCCACGGTCTCAAAAGACCAAAGGGGTTTCTCGTACTTTAACATCACCTGCTATATTGGATGGTAATTCAAACCCCGTGACAGTGATGTCACCACGGATGTTTGTAAGCGTTGAAGGAGTGAAAGacgaaaaagatgaagaagctTTGGTGAACTTTTTGTCGATTGTTCCAAACAAGAAGAAAACCGGTGGTGGTGGGATTCTGAAAAGAttgttttggaaaaagaaaaaatgtaatAACAAATAA